AACTGGCTCTCCAGCATCACCATTGAAACCGTAAAATAAAGCATTTTGGGCTAAATTACCACTTAATCCCAATCCAGCTAACTGCACATTGCCACCAGCTGGCAGTAGTAAGTCAGAAGTATTCAGTCTTAAAGAGCGAATTTCTGTTGGTACGCTAAGATTGTTGCGATCATAAATTAATAGTTCTATTTCATTGCTATTGCTAACAGGCAATCTGACATCAACAAATTCATATACTCCATTCAATCCGACCTGTTGCTGGGCAACTACAATTCCACTTACTCTTAACTGCACAAAACTTGCAGGTGGTGCTTCTCCCCGAAATGTTTGCAAAGGTCGAGAACGTCTGGGTAAAAGTTCGGAAGCACTGTAACTTTGATACAAGCTATCAGTAGGCAAATTAGTAAAACCAATTTGCGCTCCTGTCAAATCCATACTATTGAGTAGAGGATGTAAACCTATTTGTTGCCGACCAATTTGATAGCGAAACCGATTTTCACGTTTATAGAAAAAGTACTCAGAAACATCTGGTACATTCTCAAAGTTATTATTTAGACGAACACGCCATGTTCCTCCTGCCAGCCTTCCTCCCAAAAGAGTAGAACTGCGTAAATTTGTATCTTCAGAATTCCTATAAAGATATAATTCTTGCCTTAGACTTGATAGGGTACTGCTAGGAGGTTTGACTTCTGGTTCTAATTCAGGAGTGGGTTGTCCAAACTCTCTATTATCTTGTTGCCAGGGTAAGTTAACAATTAAAGCTAAATCAGAAGCTTTAAATTCAATTGGTGTAGCTAATTTTTCTTTTAGTAAAATATCGCTAATGTATGTAACTCCATCGATTTTCTTCAGACTATTTTCAGCTAAATCAACTACTCCTAAAGGAGTTTTTATTTTGATTTTACCATTAATATTAGTAACTATAAGATTAGCAATTTCTGCAAATGATTCTAAAGGTACTAAGATAGTATTTCCATCAAGACGAATTTCTAGACCACCAACCTCCCGCCGATTAATAATTACTCCAACTAAAAAAGTGCCTTCTACAGATTTTATATTTTGAGCAAGATTGCTAGAATCTCTATTCACAGATGCATAATCATTCTTAGCATCTTCCACTGATTTAATATTATTTGTAGATACTTCTATACTGCCTGGAGATATTAATTTCAGTTTTTCTGTAGTAGCATAATTATTAGAAGATTGTTGATTATTATTTTTTAGATCCGATGGCAGACCGGCAATTACCTGAACTTCGGAAGATTGATTTACCAAAACAGGCGTATTCATAGACGCTGTTGGAGTTGATAAAACTGTTGTTGAAGTAGCTTGCCTATTAGAAAACTCCGGTATAACACTTTGGGCTTTAAATATAGCTGCTAACAATTTATAGTGTTGATCTGCTAACTCAAGCTGATTATCAAGAAACTCTAGTTCTTCCTGCTCTAATGATAATTCTGATTTTTGTGCTTTTGAAGCAATATCATTATTGCTATTCTCTAAAGTAGCTTCTGCAATAATTTTTTGTTGCTCAGAAAAAAGCTGTTTTTCTGTAATTTTTCGTTCAATAACCTGCTCTGGCTGTAATGTAATTGATAGGACTGGCGGTGCAGGTGGTAAAGCTGGATAGAGCATACTCAAGCACAAAAATTGTATTAGAATAAGGAATTTAGGCAAGCAAAGAATCACCACCTAGAGAATTTCTAGGCAGTAAATGAATTTAGATTTTTCTAAAGTCCATCTGGATGGACTTGGTTCGTGTAGCTAGGAACTTTATTTGCTAGGAAAATCAGCAAGAGTAATAAAAGATTTATAGATGCAGATTTATCCAAATAATTTCTGCTTTAAAGCAGCAATCCCTATCTGGTGCCAAGAGGATTTTTTAAATTACGAGAAGTATTAGGCTGAGTTTGAGACTTTTGGGTAGTAGGTGCTGAAACAGTAAAGGGTATACCTTGGTCAATTTTTATGCCATTCAACTCACCGTTGAGGTCTAAAACGTAGTTACCAGGAGGTAATTTTTTGATGATAGGCAGTAACAGACGTCGACGTGACGCAGGCAAAATAGGGGAGTTGGGTAACATTCCCGCATCAAGAATACTCTCTGGGATTTTTTTTCCTGGTCTTCCTAAACTATCTATGGGTTTTGTTGTCTTAGCGCCTGGATATTTTGCCGCAGGCCAGATTGAATATTGCCCTGTAAGGCGTACGTAACCGTTACCTTGGCTAGAAACATCAAATACTGCTGTTGGCTGAGTCTGTGTCTTCGTATTTACAGTAATTGAGTTGAGGACGCCAACCCTTTTAATATCTCCTACGTAACCATAAATTACCACGCCTAACCGGGCAACAGTTTTAATGCCACTCGCTTTCTCTTCTGCTGAAGGAAGTTCTTCTAAGTACATAATCGCCCGGTGTTCCCCTGATTTTGGTTTGGTTCTGGGACGGACATTGAAGCGTATGGTTTGAGAACTACGAGGTGGGATAGTAAATTGCGAGGGCGTAAAAACAATCCATCGTGCCAATGATTCTTCGCCAGATGGAATTTCTTCCAGTCTATTATTTTCACTCATCCGCCATGAGCGAACATAAGCCTTGAGTTCCACAGGCTTAGAGGAAACGTTGATGACACGAATCGTTTGCGTACGTGTTTTGCTACCAATTTCCAGTTCCATTCGAGGTGGATTGACACCAATATTAATTGCTGCGATCGCACTTGGTATCCCCAAGGCAAATGTCCCAATTAGAGTTAAGGCTATTTTTGTTGCTTTTGCAAACATTTCTATGAAATTTTCACTCCTTCACACACCTTTTTTAGGTAAAGCGTTATCCTCTACTCACGCCGATTCACCGTTACCGATAGCACGCCCCCATAGCTACCTGCTGTACGGGCAGTTGAAAGGTTGAATCGCAAGCGCACACCTCCCTGCACCAAAGCTGTATTGGTAGCTTCATCACGCGATATTTCAATAATTGGCAATGGTTCTACAGAAACTTGCATTGCCTGATCACCACGTTGATTGTTACTAAACCCATCCACCTGACCGTTCACTCCCTTGAGATCATAGGTAGTATAGAGAGAACCGACCTGATCGATGGGAACCCGCATCTGCCATAGACCTGGTAACTCACGAACGACTATCGGATTAAATAGAGGTGGAGCTAGCAAGTCTTGTTCATCTTTTACCTTCTCACTAAAGGAATTAGGTAAAACCTCCCCTAATTCTTGAGGAGGAATGGTCAGTTTTTGGGGAGTCGCTAACTGATATATTTGCGTTGGCTCCGACACATCTAGAGATTGTGCTGTAGTTTGGAAATGCGGCAAAATTAAGAAAGCTGCTACGACCCCAAGACAGCGTTGAATATAGAATTTGCAGTTTACTTGGTGATCGCTGACCATGTGGCTATGTTTTTGAAAAAAATCAAGAAATAAATGATGGGTAGATGCCCCATCTATAGCTTTTTGCGGTGGTTATCTTGCCCACCTGATGGAGAGAGTAGGCAAGATGCTTGCAGAACAAGCGCTGAGTTCTAGTTATGGAGTTGACACAGTGACAACAATTGTGCCAGTATAGATGCCCTTCACTGTAGCATTGGTTAAATCCAAGTCTAGAGTCGCATCTCCCACCTGAGGAGTATCTAAACCAGGAGCAGCAAAACTAGGAGTGGAAGTGGTAATGTCGTTTATAGCTATAGTTTTACCACCTGGTTCATTTAAAGTTGTGCTTGAGCCTGTCAATAAGTCTACACTAACGTTTTGATCAGAG
Above is a genomic segment from Fischerella sp. JS2 containing:
- a CDS encoding carboxypeptidase regulatory-like domain-containing protein; translation: MLYPALPPAPPVLSITLQPEQVIERKITEKQLFSEQQKIIAEATLENSNNDIASKAQKSELSLEQEELEFLDNQLELADQHYKLLAAIFKAQSVIPEFSNRQATSTTVLSTPTASMNTPVLVNQSSEVQVIAGLPSDLKNNNQQSSNNYATTEKLKLISPGSIEVSTNNIKSVEDAKNDYASVNRDSSNLAQNIKSVEGTFLVGVIINRREVGGLEIRLDGNTILVPLESFAEIANLIVTNINGKIKIKTPLGVVDLAENSLKKIDGVTYISDILLKEKLATPIEFKASDLALIVNLPWQQDNREFGQPTPELEPEVKPPSSTLSSLRQELYLYRNSEDTNLRSSTLLGGRLAGGTWRVRLNNNFENVPDVSEYFFYKRENRFRYQIGRQQIGLHPLLNSMDLTGAQIGFTNLPTDSLYQSYSASELLPRRSRPLQTFRGEAPPASFVQLRVSGIVVAQQQVGLNGVYEFVDVRLPVSNSNEIELLIYDRNNLSVPTEIRSLRLNTSDLLLPAGGNVQLAGLGLSGNLAQNALFYGFNGDAGEPVGFYQFRQGLSNNLTFEGAIQAIPDTLQAQAGFVWRPASPVILATSLGTSRGELGYTADLDADFGKLEILGNSQLFPSGYYSNNGSGDRYNHSLEVNYRFSNTFNLGFLARSRQSDGDDATNYILPTFAVNPFSGLSLRGRPDIEGQYIFNAFYQISPVSRLSFNTFNDIYTSDFSYNLNREYQFSLGGEFGGDLSPRYTVAVNRSSQSLGGLNWRLGLAYSDGDVGPVVGASMQVLPGLLARVDYQGIPSRSKNIVGGFGDDRLTISLVSDLSFAAGKPTPAKSYGLGRERGGIAGRIVVEGENKDFNLAGAAIRVVDSRNKIVGGSQTDSFGNFFVSNLPEGVYVVELDPNKLPVELSTVKTSIVAEVASSAVTRLDFPVREEYGMAGKITDAAGQPVAEAKVELIGADDKPVTSSVTDEFGFYRFDSVPVGKYTIQVPSQDATAPSDNLPKRVVQIKNEFVFDQNLQLPISAAAKKK
- a CDS encoding fimbrial biogenesis chaperone; its protein translation is MFAKATKIALTLIGTFALGIPSAIAAINIGVNPPRMELEIGSKTRTQTIRVINVSSKPVELKAYVRSWRMSENNRLEEIPSGEESLARWIVFTPSQFTIPPRSSQTIRFNVRPRTKPKSGEHRAIMYLEELPSAEEKASGIKTVARLGVVIYGYVGDIKRVGVLNSITVNTKTQTQPTAVFDVSSQGNGYVRLTGQYSIWPAAKYPGAKTTKPIDSLGRPGKKIPESILDAGMLPNSPILPASRRRLLLPIIKKLPPGNYVLDLNGELNGIKIDQGIPFTVSAPTTQKSQTQPNTSRNLKNPLGTR